A portion of the Actomonas aquatica genome contains these proteins:
- a CDS encoding DUF4153 domain-containing protein, translating to MRLADRIRSATTTAVAVARRFPASVFLSVAATLCAWLALEDAFRFDADYLWRAMFGCLLGLPFTVAVTLAVEDHPNRWFRFLPGLGLLISAACTVRLVTLPDPIPATEAFRLTTLSLASHFSVAVLPFLRRPGDDAYWAFQVRLFLRFLLGALYAGVLFGGLALALLSVDRLLELDIDDERYGQLWFFMAGLVHPLFTLGGLPRVAAAQPFSASTGLRRFVQFALVPLTALYLVILYLYAGKIAVVGELPNGWVGLPVLILTVVGILSALLLHPWAADATTKWVRHFTRGFFALTLPLTGLLALSIAVRIADYGVTESRYYVVLLTGWLVVVCLIRTKQPHRDLRLIPASLLVLCLIASFGPWGATAWSLRSQTARAETLVAALNLRDADGNLHAFTAIGASEETLAQADSLSDTLRYLNSRHGFAEVPASLRADHGNIHDLISDLALRPFNARTASQVYLATQSSNRLRVPFPAEVVEVRAWEQKGHLMLRHLGWVLTNTGELLQLRSPDGATAVLTATQIRDAANLSQSPYKPEDLTFDFTFADGRRARIAFFNVTLEEAPAIAPRIIVANFLIALPL from the coding sequence ATGCGCCTCGCCGACCGTATCCGCTCCGCCACGACAACCGCGGTTGCGGTCGCCCGCCGTTTCCCCGCCAGCGTTTTCCTCAGCGTCGCCGCCACCCTCTGCGCGTGGCTCGCGCTGGAGGACGCCTTTCGCTTCGACGCGGATTACCTCTGGCGCGCCATGTTCGGCTGCCTGCTCGGCCTGCCTTTCACCGTCGCCGTCACCCTCGCGGTCGAGGATCACCCCAACCGCTGGTTTCGTTTCCTACCCGGCCTCGGCCTGCTGATCTCCGCCGCCTGCACCGTGCGGCTGGTCACCCTGCCCGATCCGATCCCGGCCACCGAAGCTTTCCGCCTCACCACGCTCTCGCTCGCCAGCCACTTCAGCGTCGCCGTCCTGCCCTTCCTGCGCCGCCCCGGTGACGACGCCTACTGGGCGTTCCAAGTGCGCCTCTTCCTGCGCTTCCTCCTCGGCGCCCTCTACGCCGGCGTGCTCTTCGGCGGACTCGCCCTCGCCCTGCTCAGCGTCGATCGCCTGCTCGAGCTCGACATCGATGACGAGCGCTACGGCCAGCTCTGGTTCTTCATGGCGGGCCTCGTCCATCCGCTCTTCACCCTTGGCGGTCTGCCCCGCGTGGCCGCCGCCCAACCGTTCAGCGCCTCCACCGGTCTGCGCCGCTTCGTCCAGTTTGCGCTCGTCCCGCTCACCGCGCTCTACCTCGTCATCCTCTACCTCTACGCCGGCAAGATCGCCGTCGTCGGAGAGCTTCCCAACGGCTGGGTCGGCCTGCCAGTGCTCATCCTGACCGTCGTCGGTATCCTGAGCGCCCTGCTTCTCCACCCTTGGGCGGCCGACGCCACCACCAAATGGGTGCGCCATTTCACCCGCGGTTTCTTCGCCCTCACGCTGCCCCTCACCGGGCTGCTCGCGCTCTCCATCGCCGTGCGCATCGCCGACTACGGCGTCACCGAATCCCGCTACTACGTCGTCTTGCTCACCGGCTGGCTTGTCGTGGTTTGCCTGATACGCACCAAACAACCCCATCGCGACCTGCGCCTCATCCCGGCCTCGCTGCTCGTCCTCTGCCTCATCGCCTCCTTTGGCCCCTGGGGCGCCACCGCCTGGAGCCTCCGCTCCCAAACCGCCCGCGCCGAAACCCTGGTCGCCGCCCTCAACCTCCGCGACGCCGACGGCAACCTGCACGCCTTTACAGCAATCGGAGCCTCCGAAGAAACCCTCGCTCAAGCCGATTCTCTGTCGGACACCCTGCGCTATCTCAACAGCCGCCACGGCTTCGCTGAAGTGCCTGCATCGCTTCGTGCCGATCACGGCAACATCCACGATCTCATATCCGATCTCGCCCTACGCCCCTTCAACGCCCGCACCGCGAGTCAGGTTTACCTCGCGACCCAGTCATCCAACCGCCTGCGCGTGCCCTTTCCCGCCGAAGTGGTTGAAGTCAGGGCCTGGGAGCAAAAGGGCCACCTCATGCTCCGCCACTTGGGCTGGGTGCTCACCAACACCGGCGAGCTGCTGCAACTGCGCTCCCCCGACGGTGCCACGGCCGTGCTCACCGCGACCCAAATCCGCGATGCCGCCAACCTGAGCCAGAGTCCGTATAAACCGGAGGACCTTACCTTCGATTTCACCTTCGCCGACGGTCGTCGCGCCCGCATCGCATTCTTCAACGTGACCCTCGAAGAAGCCCCCGCGATCGCCCCCCGCATCATCGTGGCCAACTTCCTCATCGCCCTACCCCTTTAG
- a CDS encoding HDOD domain-containing protein, which yields MREELASQTIKTIDTALKSGQVASMPELVRIIRALSKDEGSVSIHELADLINQDSTILTRVIAAANTFGYNPTNIEISTVTDAIHTVGFNRVRMLAMSLMLLDHAGRTNSSYEQRQMASISLTSGIVAQVMAEHAGVMNPETAFVCASLRNFGRLLLGTFMVHEFREALAAAEAGEGDAAFQRVFGLTPYALGYELLKSAHLPKPILNAVRQFEPPPGPDFPWSERILHQLATFSLTFSEMALDGDLPDSVFSQRQQDLIKKAGRDFPFLLERAPNILKEAEQKLGLLSAAAGSAAIGSVGRERLRHRSRATPISGKPELPDPVPPSYLPPGDAHAAPGINSPRGPGGAPLDSRDGPPAIRRRTAIEQALEALENAPHPTANPLPNALNAVWKTLRPQDLFFCGLDSSGRAFRILVGQGPLADRLGERTLFRRSERNAFFLCHERLINLSVQDIEDDRVFRHLPDWLKGADAPRSFLALPVHHQRLLQGILFVGWSTTRDSPFGNDELAPIQALFEVVAQHTNQRQSNRFRAVA from the coding sequence GTGCGCGAAGAGCTGGCCTCCCAAACCATCAAGACCATCGATACGGCCCTGAAATCGGGTCAGGTGGCCTCCATGCCGGAGCTCGTGCGCATCATCCGTGCGCTCAGCAAAGACGAGGGCAGCGTGTCCATCCACGAGCTGGCCGATCTCATCAACCAGGATTCCACCATCCTCACCCGGGTCATCGCCGCCGCCAATACCTTCGGCTACAACCCCACCAATATCGAGATCAGCACCGTAACCGACGCCATCCACACCGTCGGTTTCAACCGCGTGCGCATGCTCGCCATGTCGCTCATGTTGCTCGACCACGCCGGTCGCACCAACTCCAGCTACGAACAGCGCCAGATGGCGTCCATCTCGCTCACCAGCGGCATCGTTGCCCAGGTCATGGCCGAACACGCCGGGGTCATGAATCCCGAGACCGCCTTTGTCTGCGCCTCCCTGCGCAACTTCGGCCGCCTGCTCCTCGGCACCTTCATGGTCCATGAATTCCGCGAAGCGCTCGCCGCTGCCGAGGCCGGCGAAGGCGATGCCGCCTTCCAACGCGTGTTTGGTCTCACCCCCTACGCCCTCGGTTACGAGCTGCTCAAATCCGCCCACCTCCCCAAACCCATCCTCAACGCGGTGCGCCAATTCGAGCCTCCGCCGGGTCCCGACTTCCCGTGGTCGGAGCGCATCCTCCACCAGCTCGCCACCTTTTCCCTCACTTTCAGCGAAATGGCCCTCGATGGCGATCTGCCTGATTCCGTCTTCAGCCAACGCCAGCAGGACCTCATCAAAAAGGCCGGCCGCGACTTCCCCTTTCTCCTCGAACGCGCCCCCAACATCCTCAAGGAAGCCGAGCAAAAACTCGGCCTGCTCTCCGCCGCCGCCGGCAGCGCCGCCATCGGTTCCGTCGGCCGCGAACGCCTGCGCCATCGCTCCCGCGCCACCCCCATCAGCGGCAAACCCGAGCTCCCCGATCCGGTTCCCCCCAGCTACCTGCCACCCGGCGACGCTCACGCCGCCCCCGGGATCAATTCGCCCCGCGGCCCCGGCGGCGCCCCCCTCGACTCGCGCGACGGCCCGCCGGCCATTCGCCGCCGCACCGCCATCGAACAGGCCCTCGAAGCCCTGGAAAACGCGCCTCACCCCACCGCCAACCCCTTGCCCAACGCGCTCAACGCCGTCTGGAAAACCCTCCGCCCCCAAGACCTGTTCTTCTGCGGACTCGATTCCTCCGGCCGCGCCTTCCGCATCCTGGTCGGCCAGGGCCCCCTCGCCGATCGGCTCGGCGAACGCACCCTCTTCCGTCGCTCCGAACGCAACGCCTTCTTCCTCTGCCACGAGCGTCTCATCAACCTCTCCGTGCAGGACATCGAGGACGACCGCGTCTTCCGCCACTTGCCCGATTGGCTCAAGGGGGCCGACGCCCCCCGCTCCTTTCTCGCCCTCCCGGTCCACCACCAGCGATTGCTCCAAGGCATCCTCTTTGTCGGCTGGTCCACCACCCGCGACAGCCCGTTCGGCAACGACGAGCTGGCCCCCATCCAAGCCCTCTTCGAGGTCGTGGCCCAACACACCAACCAACGCCAATCCAACCGTTTCCGCGCCGTCGCTTAG
- a CDS encoding PQQ-binding-like beta-propeller repeat protein: MKVRKVGAMVLSLIWGGLGLQAQTDGTLLWSYTTLSSAAGGAILSAPAVDGEGTVYFGLEIGSSSALVTGGRVLALRPDGSVKWQTNLPDWVDASPLVGRDGETLYVGCWDGEFYALDRATGAVKWSYDTEAFIGATAAQGPDGTLYVPGGDGLLHAISETGAVQWVFPATDWIQAAPTVAADGVVYFGSWDDSFYAVNPDGSLLWQAVTGGDVVGAAAVAADGTVIFGSRDRYVYALNLDGSAKWSLETGDSVEASPVIGADGTIFIGSSDGVMRAIRPDGSVKWTRDVGAEIYATAAVRADGSVVVGASDYQVHAWSADGTPLWTVEAGDWLDSSPVVTADGRIYVGSYDKKLYAIHGTVGPALSGDWPQFQRTAQRGGWQPRGSTTEATGRLQNLSVRTNAGSGAQTLVAGFVVAGEGQRSILLRGVGPTLAQSYGLTTALSDTQLKVYDPSGAQVAVNDDWDTESANETAVADTAAELGAFPLVAGAGDAAVVASFGAGSNSVHVTGVDGETGLALVEAYDAGGDADTRLVNVSARSQVGMGADVLIAGFVIDETMTLLVRGVGPALTGFQVAGAITDPLVEIHGAAGVVAQVDDWAVASDAALIAAEAATVGAFALPANGRDAAMIITLPAGVYSAVVKGANGETGVGLVEVYVLAP, translated from the coding sequence ATGAAGGTGCGCAAGGTCGGAGCGATGGTGCTGAGCCTGATTTGGGGCGGTCTGGGGCTGCAGGCGCAGACGGACGGCACGTTGTTGTGGAGTTACACGACGCTGTCGTCGGCGGCGGGTGGCGCGATCCTGTCGGCACCGGCGGTGGACGGCGAAGGCACGGTGTATTTCGGTTTGGAGATTGGGAGCTCGTCGGCGCTGGTCACGGGCGGGCGAGTGCTGGCGCTGCGACCGGATGGGTCGGTGAAGTGGCAGACCAATTTGCCGGACTGGGTGGACGCATCGCCGTTGGTGGGGCGCGACGGCGAGACCTTGTATGTCGGGTGCTGGGACGGGGAGTTTTATGCGCTGGATCGGGCGACGGGGGCGGTGAAGTGGAGTTACGACACGGAAGCGTTCATCGGCGCGACGGCGGCGCAGGGACCGGATGGGACTTTGTATGTGCCGGGTGGTGACGGCCTGTTGCACGCGATCAGTGAAACGGGTGCGGTGCAGTGGGTGTTTCCGGCGACGGATTGGATTCAGGCCGCGCCGACAGTGGCGGCGGACGGCGTGGTGTATTTTGGCTCGTGGGATGATTCGTTCTACGCGGTGAATCCGGATGGCAGTCTGTTGTGGCAGGCGGTGACGGGTGGCGACGTGGTGGGGGCGGCGGCGGTTGCGGCGGACGGCACGGTGATCTTCGGATCGCGGGACCGTTATGTTTACGCGCTCAATCTTGACGGCTCGGCCAAGTGGTCGCTGGAGACGGGTGACAGCGTGGAGGCGTCGCCGGTGATCGGCGCGGACGGCACGATTTTTATCGGTTCCAGCGACGGCGTGATGCGGGCGATCCGGCCGGATGGCTCGGTGAAATGGACGCGCGACGTGGGGGCGGAGATTTACGCGACGGCGGCGGTGCGGGCGGATGGCTCGGTCGTGGTGGGCGCGAGTGATTATCAGGTGCACGCGTGGTCGGCGGACGGCACGCCGTTGTGGACGGTGGAGGCGGGAGACTGGTTGGACAGCTCGCCGGTGGTGACGGCGGATGGCCGGATCTACGTGGGGAGCTACGACAAAAAGCTGTATGCAATTCACGGCACGGTGGGGCCGGCCTTGAGTGGGGATTGGCCACAGTTTCAGCGCACGGCGCAGCGCGGGGGCTGGCAGCCACGCGGGTCGACCACAGAGGCGACGGGGCGGTTGCAAAACCTGTCGGTGCGCACGAATGCCGGGTCGGGCGCGCAGACTTTGGTGGCGGGATTTGTGGTGGCGGGAGAGGGGCAGCGTTCGATTTTGCTGCGTGGGGTCGGGCCGACCTTGGCGCAGTCGTATGGGCTGACCACGGCGCTGAGCGACACGCAGCTCAAGGTGTATGACCCGAGTGGGGCGCAGGTGGCGGTGAATGACGATTGGGATACGGAGAGCGCGAATGAGACGGCGGTGGCGGACACGGCGGCGGAGCTGGGCGCGTTTCCGCTGGTGGCGGGGGCGGGTGATGCGGCGGTGGTCGCGTCGTTTGGCGCGGGCAGCAACTCGGTGCACGTGACGGGCGTGGATGGCGAAACCGGACTGGCCTTGGTGGAAGCGTATGACGCCGGTGGTGACGCGGACACGCGGCTGGTGAATGTCTCGGCGCGGAGTCAGGTGGGCATGGGCGCGGACGTGTTGATCGCGGGATTTGTGATCGATGAGACGATGACCCTGCTGGTGCGCGGCGTGGGGCCGGCGTTGACGGGCTTTCAGGTGGCGGGGGCGATCACCGATCCGTTGGTGGAGATCCACGGCGCGGCGGGGGTGGTGGCGCAGGTCGATGATTGGGCGGTGGCGAGCGACGCGGCGTTGATCGCGGCGGAGGCGGCGACGGTGGGGGCGTTTGCCTTGCCGGCGAACGGCCGTGACGCGGCGATGATCATCACGCTGCCGGCCGGGGTGTATTCCGCGGTGGTCAAAGGTGCCAACGGCGAGACCGGCGTGGGTTTGGTCGAAGTGTATGTGTTGGCGCCGTGA
- a CDS encoding sigma-54-dependent transcriptional regulator, with amino-acid sequence MRLNGCTLLLVEDEPLLRRRFTAQLEKQGAEVSAAASLAEARNLLADLAFDFALFDVNLPDGRSLELLSEGAVSSDTVVVVMTAEGGVEGAVEAMRLGAADYLVKPFEAVEAAVRLARARGARRKQRGEAYREERAAAQDEALVFGPSLQPVRSLLEKIVGADRRVAAGAGAPAPVLIEGETGTGKTSFARWLHRNGPRAKGPLIEVNCSALPDALAESELFGHERGAFTDAKEAKIGLMEAADGGTLFLDELTSLSAAVQAKLLTAIEDRMVRRLGGQRLIPVDVRIVAAAQGDLAARVEAGEFREDLRQRLDLFRVRIPPLRERGEDVVALAETLAGRIAARYGLTAGPIPAVGRARLLAHTWPGNVRELAHEIERSVVFDDDRLTFAGLAGADEAEPAGAWLRRGFRFPEDGGFELEVAIDQMVDRAIAQAGGNVSAAARLLGVPRDYVRYRLKRREEGGE; translated from the coding sequence ATGCGACTCAACGGCTGCACGCTTCTCCTGGTCGAAGATGAACCCCTGTTGCGACGGCGCTTCACCGCGCAGTTGGAAAAACAGGGCGCCGAAGTGTCGGCGGCGGCCAGTCTGGCCGAAGCGCGCAACCTGCTGGCCGATCTGGCTTTTGATTTTGCGCTCTTCGACGTGAATCTGCCCGACGGTCGCAGTCTGGAGCTGTTGAGCGAAGGGGCGGTGAGCAGCGACACGGTGGTGGTGGTGATGACGGCCGAGGGCGGCGTCGAAGGCGCGGTCGAAGCCATGCGGCTGGGCGCGGCCGATTACCTGGTGAAACCCTTTGAGGCGGTGGAGGCGGCGGTGCGCTTGGCGCGGGCGCGCGGGGCGCGGCGCAAGCAGCGTGGTGAGGCTTATCGCGAGGAGCGGGCGGCGGCGCAGGATGAGGCGTTGGTATTTGGTCCGTCACTACAGCCGGTGCGGTCGCTGCTGGAAAAAATCGTGGGCGCGGACCGGCGCGTGGCGGCGGGCGCGGGCGCGCCGGCACCGGTGTTGATCGAAGGCGAAACCGGCACGGGCAAAACCTCGTTTGCGCGGTGGCTGCATCGGAATGGTCCGCGGGCGAAAGGTCCGTTGATCGAAGTGAATTGTTCGGCGCTGCCGGATGCGCTGGCGGAGTCAGAGTTGTTTGGTCACGAGCGCGGCGCGTTCACCGATGCGAAGGAAGCGAAGATCGGGCTGATGGAGGCGGCGGATGGCGGCACCTTGTTTTTGGATGAACTCACCAGTCTGTCGGCGGCGGTGCAGGCGAAGCTGCTGACCGCAATCGAAGACCGCATGGTGCGGCGGCTGGGTGGTCAGCGCTTGATTCCGGTGGACGTGCGCATCGTGGCGGCGGCGCAGGGGGATCTGGCGGCGCGGGTGGAGGCTGGCGAATTTCGCGAAGATCTGCGGCAGCGGCTCGACCTGTTTCGGGTGCGCATTCCGCCGCTGCGGGAGCGGGGCGAGGATGTGGTGGCGCTGGCCGAGACGCTGGCGGGGCGGATCGCGGCGCGTTATGGGCTGACGGCGGGACCGATCCCGGCGGTGGGACGGGCGCGGTTGCTGGCGCATACCTGGCCGGGCAACGTGCGCGAGCTGGCGCATGAGATTGAGCGTTCGGTCGTTTTTGACGACGACCGGCTGACCTTTGCGGGATTGGCGGGCGCGGATGAAGCGGAGCCGGCGGGCGCGTGGCTGCGGCGCGGGTTTCGCTTTCCGGAGGACGGCGGGTTCGAGCTGGAGGTGGCGATCGATCAGATGGTGGATCGTGCGATCGCGCAGGCGGGCGGCAACGTGTCGGCCGCGGCGCGTTTGTTGGGGGTGCCGCGGGATTACGTGCGCTATCGGCTCAAGCGGCGCGAAGAGGGTGGGGAATAG
- a CDS encoding glycine cleavage system protein R, whose amino-acid sequence MLTTLVMTVIGADRTGLVDSLARTIAGQGGNWLESRMCHLGGQFAGLMRVEIEADKADALRTAVAALSEAGLQILIQADDAVTAAPTGSLAMVDLVGQDRPGLLREITGVFAKHGLNVEELESERTAAPLGGGTLFKANATVFVPESVSLDTLGDDLEKIANDLLVDIQLAPETAAE is encoded by the coding sequence ATGCTCACGACCCTCGTCATGACCGTCATCGGTGCCGACCGCACCGGCCTCGTCGATTCGCTCGCCCGCACCATCGCCGGTCAGGGCGGCAACTGGCTCGAAAGCCGCATGTGCCACCTCGGCGGCCAGTTCGCCGGCCTCATGCGCGTGGAAATCGAAGCCGATAAAGCCGATGCCCTGCGCACCGCCGTCGCCGCCCTCAGCGAGGCCGGCCTGCAGATCCTCATCCAAGCCGACGACGCCGTGACCGCCGCCCCCACCGGCTCCCTCGCCATGGTCGACCTCGTCGGTCAGGACCGCCCCGGTCTGCTCCGCGAGATCACCGGCGTCTTCGCCAAACACGGGCTCAACGTCGAGGAACTCGAGAGCGAGCGCACCGCCGCCCCGCTCGGTGGCGGCACCCTGTTCAAAGCCAACGCCACCGTCTTTGTGCCCGAGTCCGTCTCGCTCGACACCCTCGGCGACGATCTCGAAAAGATCGCCAACGACCTGCTGGTCGACATCCAGCTCGCCCCCGAAACGGCCGCCGAATAA
- a CDS encoding RNA methyltransferase, translating into MKSKATLNLCGLAAVSARWARDPDSVQRLFFDYATGRKIGAMTKAMAQARKVYRCVEPAELEKIAGSVHHGGIVAVVDAPRLASPVRGDPERWARERVPVLVLDRIGNAHNLGAVARTAAFFGVKHIIIPDTPEAAKPNDAAFRVAEGGLEALTVWQPRNLVALLRDMEAAGYELVGAATRDGRDRVSEIEPGKPVAILLGNEEHGLSPELDALCTRRVTLAGSGAVESLNVSVAGAILMDRVWGR; encoded by the coding sequence GTGAAAAGCAAAGCGACCCTCAACCTCTGCGGACTTGCCGCGGTGAGTGCGCGGTGGGCGCGCGATCCGGACTCGGTGCAGCGGCTGTTTTTTGACTACGCCACGGGCCGCAAGATCGGCGCGATGACCAAGGCCATGGCGCAGGCGCGCAAGGTTTACCGCTGCGTCGAGCCCGCGGAGTTGGAGAAGATCGCCGGCAGTGTGCACCACGGTGGCATCGTGGCGGTGGTGGATGCGCCGCGGCTCGCGTCGCCGGTGCGGGGCGACCCCGAGCGCTGGGCAAGGGAACGGGTGCCGGTGCTGGTGCTCGACCGGATCGGCAACGCGCACAACCTCGGCGCGGTGGCGCGCACGGCGGCGTTCTTCGGCGTGAAGCATATCATCATTCCGGATACGCCGGAGGCCGCGAAGCCCAACGACGCCGCCTTCCGCGTGGCGGAGGGCGGGCTCGAAGCGCTGACGGTGTGGCAGCCGCGCAACCTCGTGGCCCTGCTGCGCGACATGGAGGCGGCGGGTTACGAATTGGTGGGCGCGGCGACCCGCGATGGTCGCGACCGCGTGAGCGAAATCGAGCCGGGCAAGCCGGTGGCCATTTTGTTGGGCAATGAGGAGCATGGGCTGAGTCCGGAGTTGGACGCGCTCTGCACGCGGCGGGTGACGCTGGCCGGCAGCGGCGCGGTGGAGTCGCTCAATGTATCGGTGGCCGGTGCGATTCTGATGGATCGGGTATGGGGCCGGTGA
- a CDS encoding NTP transferase domain-containing protein → MTPPPSTAPFAYAAAVLCGGHSVRMGADKAHLPHPSSNLPLVLHQLSTLAALSPPPVALTAAARTDQSLPPLPAAVTRHDDDGTAGPLGALAPLLTDQPPAVSHVLVLPVDTPYLDAPTLQALVAIAPSPDTSVVARSPAGLQPLVALYARAHAPAFADALAAGRLGLQRLLSSAPLANTVTTVPFADTTPFTNWNRPTDRT, encoded by the coding sequence GTGACCCCGCCGCCGTCGACCGCGCCCTTCGCCTACGCCGCCGCTGTGCTCTGCGGGGGTCACTCCGTCCGCATGGGCGCCGACAAGGCCCACCTGCCACACCCCTCCAGCAACCTGCCCCTGGTCCTGCACCAACTCTCCACCCTGGCCGCGCTCTCTCCCCCGCCCGTCGCCCTCACCGCCGCCGCCCGCACCGACCAGTCCCTGCCCCCCCTGCCCGCCGCCGTGACTCGCCACGACGACGACGGCACCGCCGGCCCGCTCGGCGCGCTCGCGCCGCTGCTCACCGACCAGCCCCCCGCCGTCAGCCACGTGCTCGTCCTGCCCGTCGATACCCCCTACCTCGACGCGCCCACCTTGCAGGCGCTGGTGGCCATCGCCCCCTCCCCGGACACCAGCGTTGTCGCCCGCTCCCCCGCCGGCCTGCAGCCCCTCGTCGCCCTCTACGCCCGCGCTCACGCCCCCGCCTTTGCCGACGCCCTCGCCGCCGGCCGCCTCGGCCTGCAACGCCTCCTCAGCTCCGCACCGCTGGCGAACACCGTGACCACCGTCCCCTTCGCCGACACCACGCCCTTTACCAACTGGAACCGCCCCACCGACCGCACCTAG
- a CDS encoding MarC family NAAT transporter: MPPLIELFVATLAALFPITNPFGNAAIFQSLTKENTRAERHAFARRGAIYMIAILVTFFLAGNAIISFFGISIAGIRIAGGLVITRYGFNQLNPQPEHTHSAAEHDEASNKADIAFSPLAMPLLAGPGAIAAAMTLSSRVQGQGLFHHGVVIGGIVAVGTACWLLLRESDALMAKLGVIGANALTKIMGFLLLCIGVQLVIDGWLDLSS; the protein is encoded by the coding sequence ATGCCACCGCTCATCGAACTTTTTGTCGCCACCCTCGCGGCCCTGTTTCCCATCACCAACCCCTTCGGCAACGCCGCCATCTTCCAGTCGCTCACCAAGGAGAACACGCGCGCCGAGCGCCACGCCTTCGCCCGTCGCGGCGCGATCTACATGATCGCCATCCTCGTGACCTTCTTCCTCGCCGGTAACGCCATCATTTCCTTCTTCGGCATCAGCATCGCCGGCATTCGCATCGCCGGCGGACTCGTCATCACCCGCTACGGCTTCAACCAACTCAACCCGCAGCCCGAGCACACCCACTCCGCCGCCGAGCACGACGAAGCCTCCAACAAAGCCGACATCGCCTTCTCGCCTCTCGCCATGCCACTGCTCGCCGGCCCCGGCGCCATCGCCGCCGCCATGACCCTCAGCTCGCGCGTGCAAGGTCAGGGTCTCTTCCACCACGGGGTCGTCATCGGCGGCATCGTCGCCGTCGGCACCGCCTGCTGGCTCCTCCTCCGCGAATCCGACGCCCTCATGGCCAAGCTCGGTGTCATCGGCGCCAACGCCCTCACCAAAATCATGGGTTTCCTCCTGCTCTGCATCGGTGTGCAACTCGTCATCGACGGCTGGCTGGACCTCTCCTCGTGA
- a CDS encoding sensor histidine kinase has translation MPRSLSSRQVQWTALLAAALLLLALVAVVAWPVRRELQAQVLEREATAVAAVARLQRDLGVARIERLGVEATVDDVFEALLESSRLEGVAAIQLYDASGRAARELPLEAYVDALATADQVSRATARFHVGSPPAGAAGEALALTPGPWLEVIVPLNLEGETGAGGWARYWQDGRPAQAELAAVNRQILMVAGWAGGLGAVVLVSGLGWAFARLRRQADDLARTNRELLLHTKTAAIGAISSHLIHGLKNPLAGLEGFMAEEPGENGGDGEAWREAAATTRRVRGMINEVLAVLQDERDGADYTLTADDVYAAAGQRVEAAVRDAGLTLQMVTVSAEAAPGPEVDGRTAGLVGLVLGNLLDNAIAATPRGGTITLRGTMDAGEALCIDVEDTGGGLPTAVREAQFAPVRSSKTGGAGLGLALSGQLARHAGGALTVVRSDARGTCFRLTVPVSARAKVERSER, from the coding sequence ATGCCCCGAAGCCTGAGTTCCCGCCAAGTCCAATGGACGGCCCTGCTGGCCGCCGCGCTGCTGTTGCTGGCGCTGGTCGCCGTGGTGGCCTGGCCGGTGCGGCGGGAACTGCAGGCGCAGGTGCTGGAGCGCGAGGCGACGGCGGTGGCGGCGGTGGCGCGGCTGCAACGCGATCTGGGCGTGGCGCGCATCGAGCGGCTCGGCGTGGAAGCGACGGTCGACGATGTGTTTGAAGCGTTGCTGGAGTCATCGCGTTTGGAAGGCGTGGCCGCGATTCAGCTTTACGATGCGAGCGGGCGGGCGGCGCGGGAGCTACCGCTGGAAGCGTATGTGGACGCCTTGGCGACGGCGGATCAGGTGAGCCGCGCGACGGCGCGTTTTCATGTCGGATCGCCGCCGGCGGGCGCGGCGGGCGAGGCGCTGGCGCTGACGCCGGGACCGTGGCTCGAAGTGATCGTGCCGCTGAATCTTGAAGGCGAAACCGGGGCAGGTGGCTGGGCGCGGTATTGGCAGGATGGTCGACCGGCGCAGGCGGAGCTGGCGGCGGTGAATCGGCAAATCCTGATGGTGGCCGGTTGGGCCGGCGGACTGGGCGCGGTCGTTCTGGTGAGCGGATTGGGTTGGGCGTTTGCGCGGCTGCGGCGGCAGGCGGACGATCTGGCGCGGACGAATCGCGAGCTGTTGCTGCACACCAAGACGGCGGCGATCGGGGCGATCAGTTCTCACCTGATTCACGGGCTGAAGAATCCGCTGGCGGGACTGGAAGGGTTTATGGCGGAGGAGCCCGGCGAGAATGGCGGCGATGGCGAAGCCTGGCGGGAAGCGGCGGCGACGACGCGGCGCGTGCGCGGCATGATCAACGAAGTGTTGGCGGTGCTGCAGGATGAACGTGATGGCGCGGACTACACCCTCACGGCGGACGACGTGTATGCGGCGGCGGGGCAGCGGGTGGAGGCCGCGGTGCGCGACGCCGGGCTGACCCTGCAGATGGTGACGGTGTCGGCCGAAGCGGCGCCGGGCCCGGAAGTGGACGGTCGCACGGCGGGTTTGGTCGGACTGGTGCTGGGCAATCTTTTGGACAACGCCATCGCGGCGACGCCGCGCGGGGGCACGATCACGTTGCGCGGGACGATGGATGCGGGAGAGGCGCTTTGTATCGACGTGGAGGATACGGGAGGCGGACTGCCGACAGCGGTGCGGGAGGCGCAGTTTGCGCCGGTGCGCAGCAGCAAGACCGGCGGGGCCGGGCTGGGGCTTGCCTTGAGCGGGCAGTTGGCGCGGCATGCGGGCGGCGCGCTGACGGTGGTGCGCAGCGATGCACGGGGCACGTGTTTTCGGCTGACGGTGCCGGTGTCGGCACGGGCCAAAGTGGAAAGGAGCGAACGATGA